A part of Solibacillus sp. FSL H8-0538 genomic DNA contains:
- a CDS encoding PhoH family protein, translating into MSEKLVELQIDNPNEAVMLLGISDGNITLIEETFKVQIITRGEVIQIAGEDEQQKRNASLVLEALLKVIRKNINIDQRDVTTAIEMVGKGTIEYFAELYDEEIARNSKGKTIRAKTIGQREYIKAIRHKDLIFGIGPAGTGKTYLAVVMATQALKNGHVKRIILSRPAVEAGESLGFLPGDLKEKVDPYLRPLYDALHDIYGTEQTQRLIERGTIEIAPLAYMRGRTLDDAFVILDEAQNTTHQQMKMFLTRLGFGSKMVITGDKTQIDLPKNRESGLIIAERTLKYVKDIHFQILEQGDVVRHPLVARVIQAYAEQEL; encoded by the coding sequence ATGTCAGAAAAACTAGTAGAGCTACAAATTGATAATCCGAATGAAGCAGTTATGTTACTTGGCATCTCAGATGGGAATATTACGCTCATTGAAGAGACATTCAAAGTGCAAATTATTACTCGAGGCGAAGTGATTCAAATTGCTGGCGAGGATGAACAGCAAAAAAGGAATGCATCACTTGTTTTAGAAGCTTTACTAAAAGTAATTCGAAAAAATATTAATATTGACCAACGTGACGTGACGACGGCAATTGAAATGGTGGGCAAGGGCACTATTGAGTATTTTGCTGAGCTATACGATGAAGAAATCGCACGTAATTCTAAGGGCAAGACCATTCGTGCAAAAACTATTGGTCAGCGCGAATACATAAAGGCGATTCGTCATAAGGATTTAATTTTCGGTATCGGTCCAGCAGGTACGGGGAAAACGTATTTAGCGGTAGTGATGGCAACTCAGGCACTTAAAAATGGACATGTGAAGCGTATTATCTTATCACGTCCTGCTGTAGAAGCTGGGGAGTCACTAGGATTTTTACCAGGGGACTTGAAAGAGAAGGTAGATCCGTATTTACGCCCTTTATATGATGCGCTACATGATATTTACGGTACTGAGCAAACCCAGCGCCTAATTGAGCGAGGTACAATTGAAATTGCACCGCTTGCATATATGCGTGGCCGTACATTAGATGATGCCTTCGTAATTTTAGACGAGGCACAAAATACTACACATCAGCAAATGAAAATGTTTCTAACGCGACTTGGTTTCGGTTCGAAAATGGTCATTACAGGGGATAAAACACAAATTGACTTACCAAAAAACAGAGAATCAGGCTTAATTATCGCCGAGCGCACATTAAAATATGTAAAAGATATACACTTCCAAATCCTTGAACAGGGCGATGTTGTAAGACATCCACTTGTAGCAAGAGTAATTCAAGCGTACGCCGAGCAAGAATTATAA
- a CDS encoding TVP38/TMEM64 family protein — protein MAQINEWIEAGHVFAGFISFLIMMALSFVPAFPIPLIAGTIATTFDFWPALAISWGGTVVGASLMFLFVRHFFQSWALRKIERWAKVEGFLNLLQQNGFLAVLIARIIPVLPSAAINMFGGIAGISFSSFFVATVLGKFPTMLAYTLAGHNIANDRWLTVIWVSLFSGVLFLIGVQLKKKWS, from the coding sequence ATGGCACAGATTAACGAGTGGATTGAAGCTGGGCATGTATTTGCAGGCTTTATTAGTTTTCTGATTATGATGGCTCTTTCCTTTGTACCAGCGTTTCCGATTCCTTTAATTGCAGGGACAATCGCGACCACTTTTGATTTTTGGCCAGCCTTGGCAATTAGTTGGGGAGGTACAGTAGTTGGGGCGAGTCTAATGTTCCTCTTTGTACGTCATTTTTTTCAGAGCTGGGCGCTAAGAAAAATAGAACGTTGGGCGAAAGTTGAAGGTTTTTTGAATTTACTTCAACAAAATGGTTTTTTAGCGGTTTTAATCGCACGTATAATTCCTGTACTTCCATCCGCAGCGATTAATATGTTTGGAGGTATTGCGGGAATCTCGTTTTCATCATTTTTTGTAGCGACAGTTTTAGGGAAGTTTCCAACAATGTTAGCATATACACTAGCAGGTCATAACATTGCTAATGATAGATGGCTAACGGTTATATGGGTGTCTTTATTTAGCGGTGTATTATTTTTAATCGGTGTACAGCTAAAAAAGAAATGGTCTTAG
- a CDS encoding sporulation protein YqfD, whose protein sequence is MKKWNRRLIFITVQRTTGVGEFFQYLHGARVNMYQFTVKEKTIQFALERRHLTHVRKGRRRFRLKLQIRYANPSRILQKDATTLFGVMLLILMPLVLMQFIWRIDVEAPTIELADSVQQFLQEELTLHAPMHKSRLLNDYLMRQEIMQNYREFSWVHITKQGSKIIISPQLAPINESKENLSKPHHLIASNSGVITHFQLQSGERKVFPNMTVYKGDTLVSGILERGEERFVVGAVGEVYADYWLESTFTIPRNVEYQTLIEHGWELKWDWQRIAEAIEGQSVKPLALLVDRVPYQKFASVTEVLEEEQIESFVLPLLHEKMLQSLPLKSVIKKENLLHVTIDDDTVKGKVLFLVNENIATPYPIYQGE, encoded by the coding sequence ATGAAAAAGTGGAACCGACGACTAATTTTTATTACAGTGCAACGAACAACAGGTGTAGGTGAATTTTTCCAATATTTACATGGTGCACGCGTAAATATGTACCAGTTTACAGTAAAGGAAAAAACAATACAATTTGCATTGGAACGCCGTCATCTCACCCATGTAAGAAAGGGGCGCCGCCGTTTTCGCTTAAAGCTTCAAATTAGATATGCAAACCCGTCACGCATTTTACAAAAGGATGCCACAACATTGTTCGGTGTGATGCTGTTAATCCTTATGCCACTCGTACTCATGCAATTTATTTGGCGCATCGACGTGGAGGCACCAACAATTGAACTAGCAGATAGCGTACAGCAGTTTTTACAGGAGGAGCTAACATTACATGCACCTATGCACAAAAGCCGATTGCTAAATGACTATTTAATGCGTCAAGAGATCATGCAAAATTACAGAGAATTTTCATGGGTACATATAACAAAGCAAGGAAGCAAAATAATTATTTCGCCGCAGTTGGCACCGATTAATGAATCGAAAGAAAACCTATCAAAGCCACATCATCTCATAGCGTCTAATAGTGGCGTCATTACGCATTTTCAGCTACAAAGTGGAGAGCGTAAAGTATTTCCAAATATGACTGTTTATAAAGGCGATACGCTCGTGTCAGGGATATTAGAAAGGGGGGAGGAACGCTTCGTCGTCGGAGCCGTGGGGGAGGTATATGCGGATTACTGGCTTGAATCTACTTTTACAATTCCGCGTAATGTCGAGTACCAGACGCTAATTGAGCACGGGTGGGAGCTCAAATGGGATTGGCAACGTATTGCTGAGGCGATCGAGGGACAGTCTGTAAAGCCGTTAGCATTGCTGGTAGATAGAGTACCTTATCAGAAGTTCGCAAGTGTTACAGAGGTACTAGAAGAGGAGCAGATCGAATCATTCGTTTTACCGTTACTTCATGAAAAGATGTTGCAGTCTTTACCGTTAAAATCAGTCATAAAAAAAGAAAATCTTTTGCACGTGACGATTGATGATGATACAGTAAAGGGGAAAGTCCTATTTTTGGTAAATGAAAACATTGCGACACCCTACCCTATTTATCAAGGAGAATGA
- the era gene encoding GTPase Era has protein sequence MQQANNNGFKSGFVSIIGRPNVGKSTFLNRVIGQKIAIMSDKPQTTRNKVQGVLTQENSQTIFIDTPGIHKPKHKLGEFMLKTSRNALKEVDVIMFMVNAEQKIGKGDEFILELLEGNQTPVFLVINKIDQVHPDELIKIIESYKDKYDFAEIIPISALQGNNVENLLTTIEKYLPEGPQYYPADQVTDHPERFIISELIREKVLHLTREEIPHSIAVVIDRIKPHEEKEHMIHVQATIMVERDSQKGIVIGKRGALLKEVGTLARKDIEMLLGSKVYLELWVKVQKDWRNKSTQLRDFGFRDDEY, from the coding sequence ATGCAGCAAGCAAATAATAATGGCTTTAAATCGGGCTTTGTCTCGATTATTGGCCGCCCAAACGTTGGGAAATCAACGTTTTTAAACCGTGTGATCGGACAAAAGATTGCGATTATGTCAGATAAGCCACAAACAACACGTAATAAAGTACAAGGCGTATTAACGCAAGAAAACTCACAAACGATTTTCATTGATACACCAGGCATTCATAAGCCGAAGCACAAATTAGGCGAATTCATGTTAAAAACATCTCGCAATGCGTTAAAAGAAGTGGATGTCATTATGTTCATGGTGAACGCAGAGCAAAAAATCGGTAAAGGTGACGAATTTATTTTAGAATTACTAGAAGGTAATCAAACACCAGTATTCCTAGTTATTAATAAAATTGACCAAGTACACCCGGATGAATTAATCAAAATTATTGAATCATATAAAGATAAGTATGATTTTGCTGAAATTATTCCAATCTCGGCTCTACAAGGGAATAATGTGGAAAACTTACTGACAACAATTGAAAAATATTTACCAGAAGGCCCACAATACTACCCAGCAGACCAAGTAACGGATCACCCAGAACGTTTCATCATCTCTGAATTAATTCGTGAAAAAGTACTGCATTTAACACGTGAGGAGATTCCACACTCAATCGCAGTTGTTATTGACCGCATTAAGCCACACGAAGAAAAAGAACATATGATACATGTTCAGGCAACAATTATGGTGGAGCGCGATTCACAAAAAGGGATCGTTATTGGCAAACGCGGTGCACTTCTTAAAGAAGTTGGAACGCTTGCACGTAAAGATATCGAAATGCTACTTGGCTCAAAAGTATATTTAGAGCTTTGGGTAAAAGTACAAAAAGACTGGCGTAACAAGTCGACACAACTACGTGACTTCGGTTTCCGTGACGACGAATATTAA
- a CDS encoding diacylglycerol kinase family protein, translating into MNVRKFFHSFGYAAQGIMTATKEQNMRFHLLCGAFVLIAGLWTGLSTTEWLILVLVTALVVATELINTAIERVVDLASPELHPLAKDAKDVAAGAVLVIACASVIIGVLIFIPKWF; encoded by the coding sequence ATGAACGTCCGTAAATTTTTTCATTCATTTGGTTATGCCGCCCAAGGGATTATGACCGCAACGAAGGAACAAAATATGCGTTTTCACTTGCTATGTGGGGCTTTTGTGCTCATTGCCGGCTTATGGACCGGTTTATCTACAACAGAATGGCTCATTCTTGTACTAGTAACAGCACTTGTCGTGGCTACAGAGTTAATCAACACCGCAATCGAACGAGTAGTAGACCTTGCCTCGCCGGAATTGCATCCGCTCGCTAAAGATGCAAAAGACGTTGCAGCGGGGGCTGTACTTGTAATTGCCTGTGCGTCTGTTATAATCGGAGTACTGATTTTTATTCCGAAGTGGTTTTAA
- the asnB gene encoding asparagine synthase (glutamine-hydrolyzing), translating into MCGFIGYIHGKKDWKHEEVIQQMMNTIIHRGPDSGGVHTDHHITLGFRRLSIIDLNEHANQPLYSEDGQIVLVFNGEIYNYQTLKADLIAKGHQFKTESDSEVLIYGYVEYGFEFVQKLKGMFAFCIWDQQKDLVFIARDGFGIKPLYYTDHTTDGSFLFGSEIKSFLPYPAFMKELNKDALRPYLTFQYSAMNETFFKGVYKLPPAHYMVIQNGERKITKYWDKKYHATEASMEHYVQEIQQVLEESVAAHKISDVKVGAFLSGGIDSSYITSLLRPTKSFSVGFEEHEAMFNETHLAKDLSDQLGVQNERKYLTAEQCFEALSDIQWHMDEPQSNPSSVPLYFLSELASKDVTVVLSGEGADEIFGGYEWYQPSSKMKTYEQLPSSLRQGIRKQAEKLPKNKYTQFLVKGGQTVEERFIGEAVVWDEQDALQVLTSEYQAGPSVKTITKAIYDEVPGEDDVTKMQYLDLHLWLPGDILLKADKMSMAHSIELRVPFLDKDVMEVAKNIPSQYRVNEHNTKHVLREAAHKELPAEWAQRPKLGFPVPIRHWLREENYYLQVKEMFQADFAAEFFDCKKLIGYLEEHYDKKANHARYIWTVYVFLVWYKRFFIDYK; encoded by the coding sequence ATGTGTGGATTTATCGGTTATATACATGGAAAGAAAGATTGGAAACATGAAGAAGTGATTCAACAAATGATGAATACGATTATTCACCGTGGCCCAGATAGTGGCGGTGTACATACAGATCACCATATTACCTTGGGATTTCGTCGTTTAAGTATTATCGATTTAAATGAGCATGCAAATCAACCACTTTATAGCGAGGATGGTCAAATTGTACTTGTATTCAATGGTGAAATTTATAACTATCAAACACTAAAAGCCGATTTAATTGCTAAAGGACATCAGTTCAAGACGGAATCCGATAGTGAGGTGCTTATTTATGGCTATGTGGAATACGGCTTTGAATTTGTTCAAAAACTGAAAGGCATGTTTGCTTTCTGTATTTGGGATCAACAAAAGGATCTTGTATTTATTGCCCGCGATGGGTTTGGCATTAAGCCACTGTATTACACAGATCATACAACGGACGGTAGCTTTTTATTCGGCTCTGAAATTAAGTCATTTTTACCTTACCCGGCCTTTATGAAAGAGTTAAATAAAGATGCGCTACGTCCATATTTAACATTTCAATATTCAGCAATGAATGAAACGTTTTTCAAGGGTGTTTATAAATTACCACCGGCGCACTATATGGTCATTCAAAACGGCGAAAGAAAGATCACGAAGTATTGGGATAAGAAATACCATGCAACAGAAGCGTCAATGGAGCACTATGTCCAAGAGATTCAACAAGTGTTGGAAGAGTCCGTAGCAGCACATAAAATTAGTGATGTAAAAGTGGGAGCTTTCTTGTCTGGTGGAATTGATTCGAGTTACATTACGTCTCTCTTAAGACCAACTAAATCATTCTCTGTTGGTTTTGAGGAACATGAGGCGATGTTTAATGAAACGCATTTAGCCAAGGATTTATCAGATCAACTTGGTGTACAAAATGAACGAAAATATTTAACAGCAGAGCAGTGTTTTGAGGCATTGTCGGATATTCAATGGCATATGGATGAACCTCAATCAAATCCATCTTCAGTACCGTTATATTTTTTATCTGAGCTAGCGAGTAAAGATGTAACGGTTGTGTTATCGGGTGAAGGTGCTGATGAGATTTTTGGTGGCTACGAATGGTACCAACCATCATCTAAAATGAAAACTTATGAGCAATTACCAAGCAGCTTACGTCAAGGTATCCGTAAGCAAGCCGAAAAACTGCCAAAAAACAAGTACACGCAGTTTTTAGTAAAGGGCGGTCAGACGGTAGAAGAACGATTTATTGGGGAGGCAGTCGTCTGGGATGAACAAGACGCCCTGCAAGTATTAACATCAGAATATCAAGCAGGACCATCTGTTAAGACCATTACAAAAGCGATCTATGATGAGGTACCTGGTGAAGATGATGTGACAAAAATGCAATATCTAGATTTACATTTGTGGTTGCCAGGAGATATTTTATTAAAAGCTGACAAAATGAGTATGGCTCACTCCATTGAGTTACGTGTTCCTTTCTTAGATAAAGATGTCATGGAAGTGGCTAAAAATATTCCTTCACAATATAGGGTGAATGAGCACAATACGAAGCATGTATTGCGTGAAGCTGCACACAAAGAGTTACCAGCGGAATGGGCGCAACGTCCAAAACTAGGTTTCCCTGTACCAATTCGTCATTGGCTACGTGAAGAAAACTATTATTTGCAAGTAAAGGAAATGTTCCAAGCAGATTTTGCAGCAGAGTTCTTTGACTGTAAAAAATTAATCGGCTATTTAGAAGAACATTATGATAAAAAAGCCAATCATGCACGTTATATTTGGACGGTATATGTTTTCCTAGTCTGGTATAAACGGTTTTTTATTGATTATAAGTAG
- a CDS encoding cytidine deaminase, with translation MMMDMNSLLKQSKIAREKAYVPYSKFPVGAALLATDGTVYHGCNIENAGYSMTNCAERTAFFKAVSEGVRDFAAIAIVADTERPCSPCGACRQVMSEFCKPDMPVYLTNLKGDVQQTTVGELLPGAFTPEDLDYAASK, from the coding sequence ATGATGATGGACATGAATTCATTATTAAAACAATCAAAAATTGCACGTGAAAAAGCGTATGTACCCTATTCAAAGTTTCCTGTAGGCGCAGCACTGTTAGCAACAGACGGAACAGTTTACCACGGGTGTAACATTGAAAATGCAGGGTATAGTATGACTAACTGTGCAGAACGTACCGCATTTTTTAAAGCAGTTTCAGAAGGAGTGCGTGATTTTGCAGCGATTGCTATCGTTGCTGACACAGAACGCCCTTGCTCACCATGTGGGGCTTGCCGTCAAGTCATGTCAGAATTTTGCAAGCCAGATATGCCAGTATACTTAACGAACCTTAAAGGGGACGTACAACAAACAACAGTGGGCGAACTTTTACCAGGCGCTTTCACACCGGAGGATTTAGACTATGCAGCAAGCAAATAA
- a CDS encoding C39 family peptidase translates to MKSLGILMSVCLCLLGACQQEIMHVTSGELKILTVEFSSGAPLTNTSVTLFDAETKEVLSEQSASIEGEFIFHDLIVGKEYTVHVQTENAMQETLANVTVKDFIYQKERPVFVIQTHAVNQHNNLAVPVVLQNPELPHGCEITSLTAVLNYYGVEVSKTEMADDYLPKQAFKWKDGVRYGPDPQMAFAGDPRDRVNGTYVLANPLVDAALAIITKKQVNLNVSNLSGYSPEAILNTLEQGIPVVLWVTLDLSVPIAGDGWYITETNEYHQMFKNLHAVVLVGRKDDSLILMNPLHGIQEHNQAQVFKSYQQLGAHAVAIHQ, encoded by the coding sequence GTGAAGTCACTTGGGATTTTAATGAGCGTTTGCTTATGTTTGTTGGGAGCTTGTCAACAAGAAATTATGCACGTCACTTCAGGTGAATTAAAGATTCTCACTGTAGAATTTTCAAGCGGCGCGCCGTTAACGAATACAAGCGTGACGTTATTCGATGCTGAGACAAAAGAAGTATTAAGTGAGCAATCCGCTTCTATTGAAGGGGAGTTCATTTTTCATGACTTAATTGTAGGAAAAGAATATACCGTACATGTGCAGACCGAAAACGCTATGCAAGAAACGCTCGCAAATGTGACTGTGAAAGATTTCATCTATCAAAAAGAAAGACCCGTTTTTGTTATTCAAACACATGCGGTTAATCAGCACAATAATTTAGCAGTGCCGGTCGTTTTACAAAACCCTGAGTTGCCACATGGTTGTGAAATTACTTCTTTGACAGCTGTATTGAACTATTACGGTGTGGAAGTATCCAAAACTGAAATGGCAGATGACTATTTACCGAAGCAAGCATTTAAATGGAAAGATGGAGTTAGGTATGGACCTGATCCACAAATGGCCTTTGCTGGAGACCCTCGTGACCGCGTAAATGGAACGTATGTCTTAGCGAATCCACTTGTGGACGCAGCACTTGCTATTATTACAAAAAAGCAAGTAAATTTGAACGTAAGCAATTTAAGTGGTTATTCACCTGAAGCTATTTTGAATACGTTAGAACAAGGAATACCGGTTGTTCTATGGGTAACATTAGATTTAAGTGTGCCAATAGCTGGGGATGGCTGGTATATCACAGAAACAAATGAATACCACCAAATGTTTAAGAATTTACATGCAGTTGTACTTGTGGGAAGAAAAGACGATTCTCTTATTCTCATGAATCCACTTCATGGGATTCAAGAGCATAACCAGGCACAAGTGTTTAAAAGCTATCAACAATTAGGGGCACATGCTGTTGCGATACACCAATAA
- a CDS encoding HD family phosphohydrolase, translating to MDKQLKKIVDLIGFRSFLISVLLLTAFLQFFLMLGNVLGVTYDIQLTELAPETIRSVKTVEDTVKTEQERTVAGNAVEPVYVFHDEIAGHRETFVTTIFDIAIDVKTELSQMEKPYSREERISLLRNKLKDIIENQESLTITDTQLESLLTASEVNLQNARDILTNLVEGSLKKPIRKENLTAFRNEFESKIRQQISIDESVLNVVITIGRAAIVETELLDEEKKAALVQQAREAIEPTRILQGQIIIQEGEVINREVYRQLELLGMIDNQTSMKPIIGLIILVLLQMSFIYILFDHSKAELTKKRNALLVTVIVYSLSIVMMKLMSLVAENFDVMIGFVYPSALATMLVRLLANEKAASVVTVMTAAAAGVMFHEGYAAVLQMDIALYIIFGGFASLFFMRSLEKRAHLLQACGVIMVVNLLFIAFYLLMSQSGYGFMEIGFYTSAGIVSGILSGALTMGLLPFFESAFGLLSTMRLIELSNPNHPLLKKILMETPGTYHHSVMVANLAEAACEAIGADGLLARVGCYYHDVGKTRRALFFIENQMSGINPHDSMSPENSAEIIIAHTTDGAELLKKHKMPQEIIDIALQHHGTSLLKFFLFKAKEEGKQLDEMVFRYPGPKPQTKEAAIISIADSVEAAVRSMKQPSAEKIQKLIQSIIQDRVQDNQFDECDVSIKELKTIERVLCETLNGIFHSRIEYPKEA from the coding sequence ATGGATAAGCAACTGAAAAAAATAGTTGATTTAATTGGTTTTAGATCTTTTTTAATTTCTGTCCTTCTCCTTACCGCGTTTTTACAGTTTTTCTTAATGCTTGGAAACGTTTTAGGTGTTACATATGATATTCAGTTAACTGAGCTTGCCCCGGAAACGATTCGGTCCGTCAAAACGGTTGAGGATACCGTCAAAACTGAGCAAGAGCGTACCGTAGCAGGAAATGCAGTTGAGCCCGTTTATGTTTTTCATGATGAAATCGCTGGTCATCGTGAGACATTTGTAACTACGATATTTGACATTGCTATTGATGTGAAAACCGAACTCTCACAAATGGAAAAACCATATTCACGTGAAGAACGGATAAGTCTATTACGAAATAAACTAAAAGATATTATTGAAAATCAAGAATCGTTAACAATTACGGATACGCAGCTAGAGTCTTTATTAACAGCGAGCGAAGTGAATTTGCAAAATGCTCGAGATATATTAACTAATTTAGTAGAAGGAAGTTTAAAAAAGCCGATTCGTAAAGAAAATTTAACTGCGTTTCGCAATGAGTTTGAAAGTAAAATACGTCAGCAAATTAGCATTGATGAATCCGTGTTAAACGTGGTAATTACAATTGGTCGAGCTGCTATTGTAGAGACAGAACTGCTAGATGAAGAAAAAAAAGCAGCGCTAGTTCAGCAGGCACGTGAAGCAATAGAGCCAACACGTATTTTACAAGGGCAAATTATCATACAGGAAGGCGAAGTCATTAACCGCGAAGTATATCGCCAATTAGAGTTGCTTGGCATGATCGATAATCAAACTTCTATGAAGCCAATTATTGGATTAATAATATTAGTACTATTGCAAATGTCCTTTATATATATTTTATTCGACCATTCAAAAGCGGAGCTAACAAAAAAACGCAATGCACTTCTTGTGACAGTAATTGTATATTCATTATCTATTGTTATGATGAAGTTAATGAGTCTTGTAGCAGAAAATTTTGACGTCATGATAGGATTTGTTTATCCGTCAGCACTGGCGACTATGCTTGTCCGCTTACTCGCAAATGAAAAGGCAGCGAGCGTAGTAACGGTTATGACTGCAGCAGCTGCAGGTGTTATGTTTCATGAAGGCTATGCGGCTGTTTTACAAATGGATATTGCGCTGTATATTATTTTCGGAGGCTTTGCATCATTATTCTTTATGCGCAGTTTGGAAAAGCGTGCGCATTTATTGCAGGCTTGCGGTGTCATTATGGTTGTAAATTTATTATTTATCGCCTTTTATTTACTAATGTCACAGTCTGGATATGGCTTTATGGAGATTGGCTTCTATACTTCAGCAGGGATTGTGTCTGGGATTTTATCTGGCGCGCTAACGATGGGGTTACTGCCGTTTTTCGAATCTGCATTTGGATTGTTGTCGACAATGCGTTTAATCGAATTATCGAACCCGAATCATCCATTACTGAAGAAAATTTTAATGGAAACACCAGGTACATATCATCATAGTGTTATGGTAGCGAATTTGGCAGAGGCGGCATGCGAGGCAATCGGTGCAGACGGACTACTCGCACGCGTGGGCTGTTATTATCATGATGTTGGAAAAACAAGGCGCGCGTTATTTTTTATTGAAAATCAAATGTCAGGAATTAATCCACATGATAGCATGTCCCCTGAAAATAGTGCAGAAATTATAATTGCGCATACGACGGACGGTGCGGAACTTCTAAAGAAACATAAAATGCCGCAAGAGATTATCGATATAGCGCTACAGCATCACGGAACAAGCCTACTGAAATTCTTCTTGTTTAAAGCAAAGGAAGAAGGGAAACAGCTAGATGAGATGGTATTCCGTTACCCAGGGCCAAAACCACAAACGAAGGAAGCTGCTATTATTAGTATTGCGGATAGTGTAGAGGCAGCGGTGCGTTCTATGAAGCAACCAAGCGCAGAAAAAATTCAAAAATTAATTCAATCAATTATTCAAGACCGTGTGCAAGACAATCAGTTTGACGAATGTGACGTTTCGATTAAAGAGTTAAAAACGATTGAACGAGTGTTATGTGAAACGTTAAATGGGATTTTCCATTCACGCATTGAGTATCCAAAAGAAGCGTAG
- the recO gene encoding DNA repair protein RecO encodes MLHKWEGIVLKARAYGESNKIVTLMTREAGKVACMARGAKKPTSRLAGVTQPFMHGSYLVQRTSGMGTMQQGEHFNAMRHVQTDIVATAYASYIVELTDRLVEEGTPEPFVFDVLLQALNAIDEGYDPEAVALFVDWKLLPYAGVQPILHACAGCGAVDGEFAFSFSQGGFLCHRCFHLDPYIIRLTPTQVKLIRMFYTVPIDQIGKLELKLQTKQFIKRIVTTIYEEQTGIRLKSRSFIEQLERTPELQPRKVEEKEQ; translated from the coding sequence TTGCTTCATAAATGGGAAGGCATTGTTTTAAAAGCCCGTGCTTACGGGGAATCAAATAAAATTGTGACGCTCATGACACGCGAGGCTGGAAAAGTAGCCTGTATGGCGAGAGGCGCGAAAAAACCAACAAGTCGTCTTGCTGGGGTAACACAACCATTTATGCACGGCTCATATTTAGTACAGCGCACGTCCGGCATGGGCACGATGCAACAGGGTGAGCATTTTAACGCAATGCGTCATGTGCAAACGGATATCGTTGCAACGGCGTATGCGAGCTATATTGTTGAATTAACAGATCGTTTAGTCGAAGAAGGCACCCCTGAACCATTCGTATTTGATGTACTACTTCAGGCGTTGAATGCAATTGATGAAGGATATGATCCAGAAGCGGTCGCTTTATTTGTTGACTGGAAGCTACTACCTTACGCGGGTGTGCAGCCTATTCTTCATGCATGTGCAGGCTGTGGTGCAGTGGACGGAGAATTTGCTTTTTCTTTTAGTCAGGGAGGCTTTTTATGTCACCGCTGCTTCCATTTAGATCCGTACATTATTCGTCTGACACCAACGCAGGTGAAGCTCATCCGCATGTTTTACACAGTCCCGATTGATCAAATAGGCAAGCTTGAGCTCAAGCTGCAAACGAAACAATTCATTAAAAGAATTGTCACGACGATTTACGAGGAGCAAACAGGCATTCGTTTGAAATCAAGATCGTTTATTGAGCAGTTGGAGCGAACACCAGAATTACAGCCACGCAAGGTGGAAGAAAAAGAACAATAA
- the ybeY gene encoding rRNA maturation RNase YbeY, whose amino-acid sequence MLNIDFLDETNEVKEAHIALVEKLLQHAAEVENIEDGSEVSISFVTNEAIHEINREYRDKDQPTDVISFALEELGDGEVQIIGEGIPRILGDIIISTDRTKEQAQEYGHSFERELGFLAVHGFLHLLGYDHMTEQDEKEMFGKQDEILASYGLGRDTNERP is encoded by the coding sequence ATGTTAAATATTGATTTTTTAGATGAAACAAACGAAGTAAAAGAGGCGCATATTGCACTTGTTGAAAAACTATTACAACATGCTGCAGAAGTAGAAAATATCGAGGACGGCTCAGAGGTGTCGATTTCATTTGTTACAAATGAGGCGATTCATGAAATTAACCGCGAATACCGCGATAAAGATCAACCGACAGATGTAATATCTTTCGCGCTAGAGGAATTAGGCGATGGGGAAGTGCAAATTATTGGGGAAGGGATTCCGCGTATTTTAGGCGATATTATTATTTCGACAGATCGCACGAAAGAACAAGCGCAGGAATATGGTCATTCATTTGAACGTGAGCTTGGCTTCCTAGCGGTGCATGGCTTCTTGCATTTACTTGGCTATGATCATATGACAGAACAAGATGAAAAGGAAATGTTCGGCAAACAAGACGAAATTTTGGCGTCTTACGGTTTAGGTCGTGACACCAATGAACGTCCGTAA